From the Limosilactobacillus panis genome, one window contains:
- the cysK gene encoding cysteine synthase A gives MTKIVNSITDLIGNTPIVKLNRVVPEDAADVYVKLEFFNPAGSIKDRIALAMIERAEKEGKLTAGGTIVEPTSGNTGVGLAMVAAAKGYHLVITMPETMSVERRKLMQGYGAELILTPGADGMKGSIAKAEELVKEKGYFMPMQFENPANPAIHEATTGAEIIDAFGKDNLPDAFVAGVGTGGTLTGIGHALKKANPATKVYALEPAESPLLKEGHGGKHKIQGISAGFIPKVLDKDVYDGIVEVSSDDAIATAREVAHKEGILVGISAGANIKGAIELAKKLGKGKKVITVSPDGGDRYLSTDLFNY, from the coding sequence ATGACTAAGATCGTTAACTCAATCACCGACCTGATCGGTAATACCCCCATCGTTAAGTTAAACCGCGTCGTTCCTGAAGACGCTGCTGATGTCTACGTTAAGTTGGAATTCTTCAACCCCGCTGGCTCCATCAAGGACCGGATCGCCCTGGCAATGATCGAACGGGCAGAAAAAGAGGGCAAGCTGACTGCCGGCGGTACCATCGTGGAACCAACCTCTGGTAACACTGGAGTTGGTCTGGCAATGGTCGCTGCCGCTAAGGGTTACCACCTGGTAATCACCATGCCGGAAACCATGAGTGTGGAACGTCGTAAGCTGATGCAGGGCTACGGTGCTGAACTGATCCTCACCCCTGGTGCTGACGGAATGAAGGGCTCCATCGCCAAGGCCGAAGAACTCGTCAAGGAGAAGGGCTACTTCATGCCAATGCAGTTCGAGAACCCTGCTAACCCGGCTATTCATGAAGCAACTACTGGCGCTGAGATCATCGATGCCTTTGGTAAGGATAACCTGCCGGACGCCTTTGTTGCCGGGGTTGGTACTGGTGGTACCCTGACCGGAATCGGCCACGCCCTCAAGAAGGCTAACCCTGCTACCAAGGTTTACGCTCTGGAACCAGCCGAATCACCACTTCTTAAGGAAGGCCACGGTGGCAAGCACAAGATCCAAGGAATCAGTGCTGGCTTCATCCCAAAGGTGCTCGACAAGGACGTTTATGACGGAATTGTTGAGGTAAGCAGCGACGATGCCATCGCCACGGCACGTGAAGTGGCCCACAAGGAAGGAATCCTGGTTGGGATTTCCGCTGGTGCCAATATTAAAGGTGCTATCGAATTAGCCAAGAAGCTGGGCAAGGGCAAGAAGGTCATCACCGTCTCCCCAGACGGCGGCGATCGTTACCTGTCCACCGACCTGTTCAACTACTAA
- a CDS encoding homoserine O-succinyltransferase: protein MATPQIKIGILNLMHDKVDTQKRFTNVFAHTAYPVELTFLYPQTHYRDRTVPDLVQQIAQPLDLARVNEFDAFIITGAPIEQLDFNEVTYIDEIHQLIDQLVKFNIPQLYICWGAMAAANYLYGIEKHRLPEKLFGIFPNHIVNQGPLLTGLPDGFLAPHARYAELDHQQISVHPDLILEATTIDDDLFSFRAPKYQQSFLFAHLEYEREALLKEYRREKNAYPDREYAKPQNYFLDPIHMKGPQFKWQPAQHIYFDNWLQTVVHSMQNKKLVKE from the coding sequence ATGGCCACTCCCCAGATTAAGATTGGGATTCTCAACCTGATGCACGATAAGGTTGATACCCAGAAAAGGTTCACGAACGTCTTTGCCCACACTGCCTACCCAGTGGAGTTGACCTTCCTGTACCCGCAAACCCATTACCGTGACCGGACGGTTCCTGACTTGGTTCAACAGATTGCTCAACCCCTGGACCTTGCCCGGGTCAACGAGTTTGATGCCTTCATCATTACCGGGGCACCAATCGAACAACTCGACTTTAACGAGGTTACCTACATTGACGAGATCCACCAGTTGATCGACCAGCTGGTAAAATTCAATATCCCGCAGCTCTACATCTGCTGGGGAGCAATGGCCGCCGCCAACTACTTATACGGGATCGAGAAGCACCGGTTACCGGAGAAACTGTTTGGGATCTTCCCTAACCACATTGTCAACCAGGGGCCGCTGCTGACGGGGCTGCCGGATGGCTTCCTGGCACCCCACGCGCGTTACGCGGAGCTAGATCACCAGCAGATCAGTGTCCATCCCGACCTGATCCTCGAGGCCACCACCATCGATGATGACCTCTTCTCCTTCCGGGCGCCTAAGTACCAGCAGTCCTTCCTGTTCGCCCACCTGGAATACGAGCGGGAAGCCCTGCTGAAGGAGTACCGGCGTGAGAAGAACGCCTACCCGGACCGGGAGTACGCCAAGCCGCAAAACTACTTCCTCGACCCCATTCATATGAAGGGACCACAGTTCAAGTGGCAACCGGCCCAGCACATCTATTTTGATAACTGGCTTCAAACCGTTGTCCACAGCATGCAAAACAAGAAATTAGTAAAGGAGTAA
- a CDS encoding transposase has product MQIINHFSTENDSQNIISHFLSLIGLAKLTHRVNFKRHSLCSLKMIVAWLMTAHFERLSINRAHPDCHFTPRTARNVLNDGRINWQKLVCLVAIQLIRILTPFIDGRRRLALVLDDTLLARRWSQKTELLAKTYDHDKHEYVNGYRGLTLGWSDGNTFLPINFALMSTHQPANLIGCLAQITDQRQIAGQRRAQAQRPMNQVALELIRQAQTLGVSAKYVLFDSWYSSPKMFWQLAQLQLFGVGMLKRSAKVYYRYRGRHYSIKGLYQRLAASKMNCRHHYLYSSVIQAQYHGHQFPLKVVFVSKKGHRQDYLVLATTNLAMRPEEIIQLYGRRWQIETYFKAAKQYLALNRSQIQSYDGQCGYIAVTMITYDLLAWQERLNTDDRTIGGLFYIMNQALPDIRFMDALVYLFHELGRAELSLTDHIDDIINRFIAQLPITIQKALNTGI; this is encoded by the coding sequence ATGCAAATTATAAACCATTTCAGTACTGAAAACGATTCTCAAAACATTATTTCTCACTTCTTAAGCCTAATTGGTCTAGCTAAGCTAACTCACAGGGTGAATTTTAAGCGTCACTCATTATGTTCATTGAAAATGATCGTAGCTTGGTTAATGACAGCTCATTTTGAGCGTCTTTCGATCAATCGTGCTCATCCAGATTGCCATTTTACCCCAAGAACGGCACGGAATGTTTTGAATGATGGCCGTATTAACTGGCAGAAATTAGTCTGTTTAGTAGCGATTCAATTAATTCGCATCTTAACCCCGTTTATTGATGGTCGACGTCGTTTGGCATTAGTGCTTGATGATACTCTGTTAGCACGTCGTTGGTCCCAAAAGACTGAATTATTAGCCAAGACCTATGACCACGATAAGCACGAGTATGTAAATGGTTACCGTGGCTTAACTCTCGGTTGGAGTGATGGTAATACTTTTTTGCCTATTAATTTTGCTTTAATGTCAACTCACCAGCCTGCTAATCTGATTGGATGCTTAGCGCAGATTACTGACCAACGTCAAATTGCCGGTCAAAGAAGGGCTCAAGCTCAACGCCCAATGAACCAAGTGGCTCTAGAATTGATTAGACAAGCGCAAACACTAGGCGTGTCAGCTAAATACGTCCTTTTTGATTCTTGGTACAGTTCGCCGAAGATGTTTTGGCAACTCGCTCAGCTTCAGCTTTTTGGTGTGGGTATGCTCAAACGCAGCGCAAAAGTCTATTATCGATATCGTGGTCGTCACTATAGCATTAAGGGTCTTTATCAACGTTTAGCAGCTTCTAAAATGAATTGTCGGCATCACTATCTTTACAGCAGTGTCATTCAAGCCCAATATCATGGCCATCAGTTTCCGCTAAAAGTGGTTTTTGTATCCAAAAAGGGGCACCGTCAGGACTACCTAGTTTTAGCGACCACTAACTTAGCTATGCGGCCAGAAGAAATCATTCAATTGTACGGACGCCGCTGGCAAATTGAGACCTATTTCAAAGCTGCTAAGCAGTATTTAGCTCTTAATCGATCACAAATTCAAAGTTACGACGGTCAATGTGGTTATATTGCCGTCACCATGATTACTTATGACTTATTGGCTTGGCAAGAACGACTTAATACTGATGATCGCACAATTGGTGGACTCTTTTACATTATGAATCAAGCACTGCCAGATATTCGTTTTATGGACGCATTGGTCTACTTATTTCATGAACTGGGTCGAGCTGAGCTCAGCCTAACTGATCACATTGATGACATCATTAATCGATTCATAGCTCAGTTGCCAATAACGATCCAAAAAGCATTGAATACTGGCATCTAA
- the rpiA gene encoding ribose-5-phosphate isomerase RpiA, protein MNQDELKAQTGQESVNYIKSGMIVGLGTGSTVRYMVDELGKRVQAGELTGITGVTTSSRTAKQAKDLGITIKDIDDVDHIDLCIDGADEVSDDFQGIKGGGGALLWEKIVANASDKIIWIVDESKLVHQLGKFPLPIEVIPFGAQLVFNRLEKKGYKPSWRMDGSNKFLTDEKNYIIDLHLGKIDHPAQLADELIHMVGVVESGLFLNRVNDVIVGTQNGPKILHAR, encoded by the coding sequence ATGAATCAAGACGAATTAAAGGCCCAAACCGGCCAGGAATCGGTTAACTACATTAAGTCAGGAATGATTGTCGGCCTAGGGACCGGGTCAACCGTCCGTTACATGGTTGACGAACTTGGCAAGCGGGTCCAAGCCGGGGAATTAACCGGCATTACCGGGGTCACGACCTCCAGCCGGACCGCCAAGCAGGCCAAGGATCTGGGAATCACCATTAAGGACATTGACGACGTTGACCATATCGACCTCTGTATTGACGGGGCCGATGAAGTTAGCGACGACTTCCAAGGAATCAAGGGTGGTGGCGGTGCCCTCCTCTGGGAAAAGATCGTTGCCAATGCTTCCGACAAGATCATCTGGATTGTCGACGAAAGCAAGTTGGTCCACCAGCTAGGGAAATTCCCGCTACCAATTGAGGTAATCCCGTTCGGTGCCCAGCTAGTCTTCAACCGTCTGGAAAAGAAGGGCTACAAGCCGAGCTGGCGGATGGACGGCAGCAACAAGTTCTTGACTGACGAAAAGAACTACATCATTGACCTCCACCTGGGCAAAATTGACCATCCGGCCCAACTTGCCGATGAGCTGATCCACATGGTGGGCGTCGTTGAGAGCGGTCTCTTCTTGAACCGGGTCAACGACGTGATTGTTGGTACACAGAACGGCCCGAAGATTTTACATGCCCGCTAA
- a CDS encoding GNAT family N-acetyltransferase, with amino-acid sequence MEFVVDGNKLIAKDQFHPLIGELSFPAVADDRVVVERVFVHPDFRGQGIANELVRHFVDYASEHQLTVKLMCPFAKAEFRRHPEYQKLLSPDDRTI; translated from the coding sequence ATGGAATTTGTTGTTGATGGAAATAAACTCATCGCCAAGGACCAGTTTCACCCCCTGATTGGTGAACTGAGCTTTCCAGCCGTTGCTGACGACCGGGTCGTGGTCGAACGGGTCTTTGTCCACCCCGACTTTCGTGGACAGGGGATTGCCAACGAGCTCGTGCGCCATTTCGTGGACTACGCAAGTGAGCACCAGTTAACGGTAAAACTAATGTGTCCCTTTGCAAAGGCGGAGTTTCGTCGTCATCCCGAATACCAAAAGCTATTATCACCGGATGACCGCACAATTTAG
- a CDS encoding dUTP diphosphatase, whose amino-acid sequence MKRGFKIVSTKAGNGLSLPKRQTAKAAGYDFAASEDFTLPSIWKGHFLKVLWALFKQEKVTNEDFQSADACLKPYLVPTGVKAYMQDNEFLLLANRSSGPLKRRLILPNGIGIVDADYYDNDSNEGEIFFQLINFGLRDYHIKKGERIGQGIFMPFLLADGETAPHAQRTGGFGSTKK is encoded by the coding sequence GTGAAACGCGGATTTAAAATCGTGTCGACAAAGGCCGGTAATGGTTTATCCCTCCCTAAGCGGCAGACTGCAAAGGCAGCTGGTTATGACTTTGCTGCTTCCGAGGACTTTACCCTCCCTTCAATCTGGAAGGGGCACTTTTTAAAGGTTCTCTGGGCGCTTTTTAAGCAAGAGAAGGTCACCAACGAGGATTTTCAAAGTGCGGACGCTTGTTTAAAACCGTATTTAGTACCTACAGGGGTCAAAGCCTACATGCAGGATAATGAATTCCTCCTGTTGGCCAACCGCTCGAGTGGCCCTTTAAAACGGCGGCTGATTTTACCCAACGGGATTGGAATCGTCGACGCGGATTATTATGATAACGACAGTAACGAGGGGGAAATTTTCTTTCAGCTGATTAATTTTGGCCTGCGCGACTACCATATCAAGAAGGGCGAACGGATTGGCCAGGGAATCTTTATGCCATTCCTCTTGGCCGATGGTGAGACGGCACCACACGCTCAACGGACCGGTGGATTTGGCTCAACTAAAAAGTAA
- the radA gene encoding DNA repair protein RadA: protein MTKVRTQYVCQNCGYSSPRYLGRCPNCGQWNSLVEEQVQTKSPTNKARPTTTLTGLVAKPQKINEINSKETPRVKTKLNELNRVLGGGIVPGSLILIGGDPGIGKSTLLLQVSGQLSDEGHRVLYVSGEESGTQIKMRAERLGVAGDEFYVYPETNMDSIKDTIREIKPSYVVIDSVQTMQATDVTSAIGSVSQIREVTAQLMQIAKSNNITIFVVGHVTKGGALAGPKILEHMVDTVLYFEGDLHHTYRILRSVKNRFGSTNELGIFEMHTNGLTEVKNPSEIFLEERLADATGSAVVVSLEGTRPILVEIQALVTPTVYGNAQRTATGLSRNRVSLIMAVLEKRANLMLQNQDAYLKAAGGVKLDEPAIDLAIAVSIASSYRDKGTRPADAFVGEVGLTGEIRRVNRIEQRVAEAQKLGFQRIFVPKNNLKGWAPPSGIEVIGVGTLREALRMALG from the coding sequence TTGACAAAGGTAAGGACACAGTACGTTTGTCAAAACTGCGGGTACAGTTCCCCCCGCTATCTAGGCCGGTGCCCCAACTGTGGTCAATGGAATTCTTTAGTTGAGGAACAGGTTCAAACAAAATCGCCGACTAATAAGGCGCGGCCGACAACCACCTTAACCGGCCTCGTTGCCAAGCCACAAAAGATTAATGAGATTAACAGCAAGGAAACACCGCGGGTCAAGACCAAGTTAAACGAACTTAACCGGGTCTTAGGGGGCGGAATTGTCCCTGGCTCGTTAATCCTGATTGGTGGGGATCCGGGAATAGGAAAGTCGACCCTATTACTGCAGGTGTCTGGCCAGCTCAGTGATGAGGGGCACCGGGTTCTCTATGTTTCCGGAGAGGAAAGTGGTACGCAGATCAAAATGCGGGCAGAACGTCTTGGGGTTGCTGGAGATGAGTTCTATGTTTATCCGGAGACGAACATGGACAGCATTAAGGACACTATCCGTGAGATTAAGCCGTCCTACGTGGTTATCGATTCTGTCCAGACCATGCAGGCAACGGATGTGACGTCAGCTATCGGGAGTGTCTCCCAGATTCGGGAGGTTACCGCCCAGTTGATGCAGATTGCCAAGAGTAATAACATCACAATCTTTGTGGTTGGTCATGTTACCAAAGGGGGCGCCCTGGCTGGGCCGAAAATTCTGGAACACATGGTAGACACGGTTCTCTACTTTGAAGGGGACCTCCACCATACCTACCGGATCTTGCGGTCAGTTAAGAATCGATTCGGCTCGACAAATGAACTGGGAATCTTTGAAATGCATACCAACGGACTGACAGAGGTCAAAAATCCTTCCGAGATTTTTCTGGAGGAGCGCCTGGCCGATGCCACTGGATCGGCCGTGGTGGTTTCTTTAGAGGGAACCCGGCCAATCCTGGTCGAAATTCAGGCCCTAGTGACGCCAACGGTTTATGGAAATGCCCAGCGAACTGCTACCGGTTTGAGTAGGAACAGGGTATCATTAATAATGGCCGTTTTGGAAAAGCGCGCCAACCTGATGCTGCAAAACCAGGATGCTTACCTAAAGGCTGCTGGTGGGGTTAAGCTGGACGAGCCGGCAATTGACTTAGCAATTGCCGTTAGTATCGCCTCAAGTTACCGTGACAAGGGAACCCGGCCGGCAGATGCCTTTGTTGGCGAAGTCGGCTTGACCGGTGAAATCCGGCGGGTTAACCGAATCGAACAACGGGTTGCCGAGGCGCAAAAGCTCGGCTTTCAACGGATTTTTGTCCCGAAGAATAATCTGAAGGGGTGGGCCCCGCCTTCAGGAATTGAGGTCATCGGTGTTGGGACCCTGCGCGAGGCCTTGCGGATGGCCCTCGGCTAG
- a CDS encoding PIN/TRAM domain-containing protein → MLKRIIRLLYILVGAAVGFYYLPTLWDLFKLHIYNPLLVFLDVLIGAIIFWLLSLALMKPTVSVIHRVEQDLTSKSPLYIFFGALLTILGLVIAVLVSIPLWRTKIPVVNNILPILLMVVFSYYGFKIGTTRLDDWKDLTLVKRGKDSKNEVLERQDDNYHHYKILDTNILIDGRIYDLVKTGFLEGTLLVPNFVLYELQYIADSGESIKRVRGRRGLDILNKLRSEKIVPIEMYDGDFEDIPEVDSKLIALAKKVDGVIVTNDYNLNKVIQFQNVDVLNINNLAKSLRPRVIPGETLKVVVIKKGTERQQGVAYLDDGTMVVVEDGRFFMNKPIEVEVTSALQTDAGRMIFARPLHSQRGIDEQHDSGLPSKENSKDKTEPKKGKGHK, encoded by the coding sequence ATGCTTAAACGAATTATTCGTTTACTCTATATTTTAGTAGGGGCTGCAGTGGGCTTTTATTACCTACCGACACTGTGGGACTTGTTTAAGCTGCACATCTATAATCCACTGTTGGTATTCTTAGATGTTTTAATTGGTGCAATTATTTTCTGGTTATTATCTTTAGCACTTATGAAACCAACGGTCAGCGTTATTCACCGGGTTGAACAAGACTTGACAAGCAAGAGTCCCCTATATATTTTCTTTGGTGCCCTATTGACAATCCTAGGTTTAGTCATCGCGGTCTTGGTATCGATCCCTTTGTGGCGGACTAAGATTCCGGTGGTTAATAATATCCTGCCAATCTTATTAATGGTCGTTTTCAGTTACTATGGCTTTAAGATCGGGACCACCCGCCTGGATGACTGGAAGGATCTTACTTTGGTCAAGCGGGGCAAGGACAGTAAAAATGAGGTTCTGGAGCGTCAGGATGATAACTACCACCACTATAAAATCCTGGATACTAATATCCTGATTGATGGACGAATCTATGACCTCGTCAAGACCGGCTTTCTGGAAGGAACCTTGCTAGTTCCTAATTTTGTGCTCTATGAGTTACAATACATCGCAGATTCGGGTGAGAGCATCAAGCGGGTTCGGGGCCGGCGGGGCCTAGACATCCTTAATAAGTTACGGAGTGAAAAGATCGTCCCAATTGAGATGTATGATGGTGATTTTGAGGATATCCCAGAGGTCGATAGTAAGCTGATTGCTCTTGCCAAGAAGGTGGACGGGGTAATTGTGACGAATGACTATAACCTCAATAAAGTTATCCAGTTCCAAAACGTAGATGTTTTAAACATCAATAACCTGGCCAAGTCATTGCGGCCACGAGTTATTCCTGGCGAAACCTTGAAAGTGGTTGTCATCAAGAAGGGGACCGAGCGCCAGCAGGGGGTTGCCTACCTTGATGACGGCACAATGGTGGTTGTCGAAGACGGTCGCTTCTTTATGAACAAGCCGATTGAAGTCGAAGTTACCAGTGCCTTACAGACTGATGCTGGTCGGATGATTTTTGCCCGGCCCCTCCATTCGCAGCGGGGAATTGATGAACAACACGACAGTGGTTTGCCTTCAAAAGAAAACTCTAAAGATAAAACTGAGCCCAAGAAAGGCAAGGGACACAAGTAA
- the cysS gene encoding cysteine--tRNA ligase, with product MLTIYNTLTRKKEIFKPLHAGIVNMYVCGPTVYNYIHIGNARSAIAFDTVRRYLEFKGYQVNYVSNFTDVDDKMIKAAHEQGITVPQLADKYIKAFMEDTTAINIEPATSHPRATEHIPEIINFVQRLIDKGYAYAKDGDVYYRARKFAHYGELSGQSIDDLEVGASEHVSADEVNKKEDPMDFALWKAAKPGEISWDSPWGKGRPGWHIECSVMSTKYLGDTLDIHAGGQDLEFPHHENEIAQSEAATGHKFVRYWMHNGFVTIGKDNEKMSKSLHNFITVHDIIKTVDPQVLRFFMATTQYRRPIQYSEANLTDAKNNLAHIQTAFDNLKYREKDAQDGDDAGVQKQVTAYTNRFIDAMDDDINVQNGIAVVYELVKAANTYAQQATVYRGGLKEFEAAMVKLVSIFGIKLVATDNEIDDEKIKALIEERNQARKNKNFARSDQIRDDLKKQGIILEDTPQGTRYKKE from the coding sequence ATGCTAACAATTTACAATACCTTGACACGGAAGAAAGAAATATTTAAGCCCCTACACGCGGGGATTGTTAACATGTATGTCTGTGGTCCCACCGTTTATAACTACATTCATATTGGTAATGCGCGGAGTGCAATTGCCTTTGACACCGTCCGGCGGTACTTGGAGTTCAAGGGCTACCAAGTCAACTATGTTTCTAACTTTACGGACGTTGATGACAAGATGATTAAAGCGGCTCACGAGCAGGGAATTACCGTTCCCCAGCTGGCGGATAAGTATATCAAGGCTTTTATGGAGGACACTACGGCAATCAATATTGAACCGGCGACGAGCCACCCCCGGGCAACCGAACATATCCCGGAGATCATTAACTTTGTTCAGCGTTTAATTGATAAGGGCTACGCATACGCAAAGGACGGGGATGTCTACTACCGGGCCCGTAAGTTTGCTCACTATGGTGAATTATCGGGACAATCGATTGATGACTTGGAAGTTGGTGCGAGTGAACACGTTAGTGCCGACGAGGTCAACAAAAAAGAGGACCCAATGGACTTTGCCCTTTGGAAGGCGGCTAAACCGGGAGAAATTTCCTGGGATTCACCATGGGGAAAGGGACGGCCCGGCTGGCATATTGAGTGCTCAGTGATGTCCACCAAGTACCTCGGTGACACCCTTGATATCCATGCCGGGGGCCAGGATCTGGAGTTTCCTCACCATGAGAACGAAATTGCCCAGAGCGAAGCGGCAACCGGGCATAAGTTTGTTCGTTACTGGATGCATAACGGATTTGTAACGATTGGCAAGGACAACGAGAAGATGAGTAAGTCCCTTCACAACTTCATTACGGTCCACGACATCATTAAAACGGTTGACCCGCAAGTACTGCGTTTCTTCATGGCCACCACCCAGTACCGACGGCCAATCCAGTACAGCGAAGCCAACCTTACGGATGCTAAGAACAACCTCGCACATATCCAAACCGCCTTCGACAACCTGAAGTACCGGGAAAAGGATGCCCAGGACGGTGATGATGCTGGCGTCCAAAAGCAAGTAACCGCGTATACAAACCGTTTCATTGACGCAATGGACGACGATATCAACGTTCAAAACGGGATTGCGGTGGTTTATGAGCTAGTGAAGGCCGCCAACACCTATGCTCAACAGGCAACTGTCTATCGCGGCGGCTTGAAAGAGTTTGAAGCTGCAATGGTAAAGCTAGTCAGCATTTTTGGTATCAAGCTGGTGGCAACGGACAACGAAATTGATGACGAAAAGATCAAGGCGCTGATTGAGGAGCGGAACCAAGCGCGGAAGAACAAGAACTTTGCCCGGAGTGATCAGATTCGTGATGACCTGAAGAAGCAAGGGATTATTCTTGAAGATACCCCGCAGGGAACTCGTTATAAGAAGGAGTAG